Below is a window of Salvelinus sp. IW2-2015 linkage group LG11, ASM291031v2, whole genome shotgun sequence DNA.
acactactgctgctgctgactgGGTCACTGCCCTCATCGCTGTCCCGCGTCTCAGGGCTCTCCAGGACGCCAGCAGGGGCCTGCTGTTCTGACTGGTCCATGTCATTACATTCCTCTTGGGAGCCACAAGgaacctccctctctgcctggtCGTCCTCCCCGGGCCCTGCTGATGGCTCCAACTGTGTGCTCGATGGCTCTGTGGGACAGGCAAGGACACAAAAATAGAGTTACTAATGTTAACTGCATAAGGGTTGATGTAGATCTGGCAAGCAGATAAGCTGAACCTACGATGAACACCTCAGAATTCTGCCAATTCAGGCAACTCCTGGTTCTGCTCATACACGTACTAATATCCACAAAGGATTGTACCAGCAATGCATGTCGGCATGATGGGCGAAAATAAAGAGTGAAAAACCAGTCCTACCTTGGTCTTCACAAGTCCCAGCAGTACTGGGAGCCTCACTTCtcttctcgtcctcctcctcctcctggaccaTGGACTCTGCCTCTTCCGACAAACTGTCATTGTGGCCGTGTCTGAGGGTGTCCCCCTCCTGCTCATCCTCTTTGCTGAACTTGAGCCTCTTCACCTCGTGTTGCTCAGCCTCCATATCCTCTTCTTCCTCGTCGGCATGGTGCTTGTTCTTCACAGAGCTCCCCTGGGTACCTGATGCCGACACCTCACTGAGAGAGCGAAGATTCATCACACATTCAATTCATCAAAAGAAAAAAGTAGGAACTGAGTATCACACGGTCTGTTGRGTAGCAACTGAAGTACCTGGAGGGTTTGTCATGTCCCTGCTCTGTGGTAGGGTCTTTGTTTTCTGTACTGTCCGGTAGGCCGTTTGTCGCTAGAGAGAGCTTTGGTCTGTTCAGCGGCCTGGGGGTCCCTGGGCCATTCACTTTCCTGCAAGAAAATAGAGGAAGAGTGAAAGAAATGTAGTGTAAGAAAAGTGTCAGAAATGTGAGTGGTTTACCTTTAGGCAATTATCACTGAGGAAACTAGGGTGAGAAAATAGGAACCTGTCATTTGAGCTTTACCTCTCCGTAAAAGCAGATGCGTTCCCAGGCAACATAACACCATTCATTCTATTCACACCACTGCATCCGTTTTTCCTTcatgacagagagaaacaaagtaattcaaaaaatattttacttcatataacctatactgaacaaaaatataaacgcaacatgtaaagtgttgatcccacatttcatgagctgaaataaaagatcccagaaatgttccatacacacaaaaagcttatttctctcaaatgtttacatccctgttagtgagcatttctcctttgccaagataatccatccacctaaaaggtgtggcatatcaagaagcgtattaaaaagcatgatcattacacaggtgcaccttgtgctgggtaaaataaaaggccactaaaatgtgcagttttgtcacacaacacaatgtcacagatgtcttaAATTGGGGGAgcatgcaactggcatgctgacttcaggatatccaccagagctgttgccagataatttaacgttcatttctctaccataagctgcctccaatgtcattttcgagaatttggcagtacttccaactggcctcacaaccgcagaccacgtgtaaccacgccagcccaggacctccacatccggcttcttcacctgtgggatcatctgagaccagccatccggacagctgatgaaaccgaagagtatttctgtctgtaataaagccattttgtgtggggaaactcattctgattggctgggccagtTCCccggtgggtgggcctatgccctcctatCCCCTCCCAGGCCCTtccagttgtgaaatccatagattaaggcctaatgaatttatttcaattgactgatttccttatatgaactgtaactcagtaaaatcgttgaaattgttgcatgttgcattcatattt
It encodes the following:
- the LOC111969845 gene encoding serine/threonine-protein phosphatase 4 regulatory subunit 2-B, with product MMEIDSLQEAFKDFDNKGKKEVAPLLDQFLCHVAKTGETIVQWSQFKSYFLFKLEKVMDDFNASXPDQRGVANPNVDSIPFEDMKERILKIVNGYNGIPFTIQRLCELLTEPKRNYTGTEKFLRGVEKNVMVVSCVHPTSEKNGCSGVNRMNGVMLPGNASAFTERKVNGPGTPRPLNRPKLSLATNGLPDSTENKDPTTEQGHDKPSSEVSASGTQGSSVKNKHHADEEEEDMEAEQHEVKRLKFSKEDEQEGDTLRHGHNDSLSEEAESMVQEEEEDEKRSEAPSTAGTCEDQEPSSTQLEPSAGPGEDDQAEREVPCGSQEECNDMDQSEQQAPAGVLESPETRDSDEGSDPVSSSSSVSSSCSEESGAREERASAPSSSTSEPPAEGAMESGSLDTGTSEEPMEQD